The following is a genomic window from Nitrospira sp..
GTGATCTTTCCTGGTCCGGTGGAGCATCCGGCTCCGACCAGGAGGAGCATGCTCACTCGGAGGGTAGCAAAGCGCATGAGGTCCCGGTGCGGCCTGATGAGTTGGCGTCTGGCTCCCGAGGGAAGGGAGCGGCGGCCCGGTATCCGGCCTGTCAGGGGGAGTGTGCCGCCGAGGCGGACGGCTGGCAAGGGGGGGCGGCCTGACGCTGCCTGCAGCCCGTCGCCGGAGATCCCGTCTCCCCGTGGGGGGGCGGCGCTCCCGGGTCCGGCAATACTTAGGTATTGACAGAAGTATTGCCCGGTTGTAGGATCCCTCCAGCCGATCGGCACACCCGAGCAGAGGGAAGGTGGAAATGGTTCAATCCGCGGCGGCCGACGCCGTATTTCACGCCCTGTCCAACCCGACCCGGCGGAAAGTCCTGGAGCGACTGTCTGCCGGGCCCGCCACGGTCAGCCAGCTGGCGGCCCCGTTCGACATGCAGCTCCCCTCGTTCGTGCAGCACCTCTCGGTGCTGGAACAGAGCCGCCTGGTGAAGTCGACCAAGCGCGGGCGGGTGCGGACCTACGAGATCGCCCCCGAGCGGTTCAAGGTGGTGGAAGACTGGCTGACCGCGCGCCGCCGGACGTGGGAAGCCCGGCTGGACCGGTTCGACCGATACGTCACACAACTCAAGGAAAGGGAAGCAGACTCATGAGCCGGCACTTCGCCTTCGATCCGAAACTGGATTTCGCCATCGAGCGGTTCATCGACGCTCCCCCGCGGCTCGTCTGGGAAGCGTTGACCACCCCGGAGCATCTCAAGGAGTGGTACATGCCCAGGCCCTGGGGGCGGGTCGTGCGGGCCGAGTTGGACCCGCGGCCTGGCGGCATCTTCAGCATCGACATCGCCGTGGGAGACGGTCCGGCGATTTCCAACCTCGGCTGTTTCCTGGACGCTGTGCCGATGGCCCGGCTCGTCTGGACCTCCATGCTGTTCCCCGGCTATCGGCCGGCCGTCTTTGACGACATCCCGATCACCGCCATCGTGACGATGGAGCCCGTGGGCACCGGGACGCGCTACGTCTTTACGGCGCTGCACCGGAACGAAGGGGACCTGGAGCAGAACAAGGCCTCGGGCTTCTACCAGGGCACCGAGATCGCGGTCGATCAGTTCGTGCAGCACGTGCTGGCGATGAAGTAGCAAGGTGTGGCCAGGCGGCCGGCCGTCACGCGAATGCACCGGCGCAGCATCGCCATCGAACGCTGGGCCGAACACGGGAAGGAGCGAGGGGGAACATGAGGCGAGTTACCGAGCTGACAATCTGTCTTGCGGTGGTCAGTGCCCTGGGTGGTGGAGGGGCGAACGCCGTCGCACAGTCCGACGAGTACCCGACCATGGGGCCGGTCGAGCAATACCTGATGGGCAAGGATGCGGAAATCGCATTGGCGCGAAGCGCCGCTCCCGACTCAATCTCCCACGGCGCCACGATCCTGGTCCTCGGGCGCCAGGGGTACGAAAGCGCAGTCCGCGGCAGGAACGGGTTCGTCTGTTTCGTGGCCAGAAGCTGGCTCGCTGCCTTCGACTGGCCTGAATTCTGGAATCCGAAGATACGGGCTCCAGATTGCATGAACCCGCAGGCTGCCCGTTTCCTGGTGCCGATTGTCCTGTTACGCAGCCGGATGACGATGGCCGGCCGTTCCAAGGAAGAGGTCGTTGCGGCATTGAGAACGGCGTTCGCGAACCGGGAGGTGCCAGGCCTCGACCACGGAGCCATGGAGTACATGATGGCAAAGGGGGCCTATCTGACCGATCAGGGAGAGCACAACGCGCCCCACCTGATGTTCCTGGCTGCCGGCGTGGCGCCCGAGGATTGGGGGGCCGGCGCGGCGGGCTCGCCGGTGATGGCGGCTCCATACTGGTATTTCTCGTCGAGGGATCCATCAGATCTGGAAGGGCTGCCACACATTCTTGTGTTCCTGGTCGGAGTGGCTGATTGGTCCGACGGAACGCCAGCGACCAGGCACGGTTCTCCATGAGGCGGCCTGCAAGGGCGGCAAGGCGCTGAACATCACCCTCCGGGGGCTTCAGGCGCTGCTCGCCTGCTTTTTCGTGATGGTGGGCTATTCTCGCCCTGATGCCCTTCGACCAATGTCGCAAAGCAGGCGACGTGGATGAAGGACGTACCACGCTGGTACGCCGAGGGCGGCGTCAGTCAACAAGCGTACTCCGTCCGGTTACGTGCCAACCGGTGGAGTCCTTCCGTAGAGTAAACCCGGTCATCCTGTCACCGCACCGGCCTCCACACACGTCCGAGATTCGGAGAACGGCCTGCGTCCGGGTCGAATCAAAGCCGACACGAGAGAGCACAATGATCCTCGCGTGCGGGCCGTGCGCCTGACGAAACGCCCGCCAGCCGGCATCGGTGGCTGGCAGGACAGCGACGAACGGACGCGTAAGGTGTGTCAGCAATTCGGTGACTCGTACCGTGTCGCTCGCCTGGTCCTCGAGCCAGGCGTCGAGCCGTTCGACGGGGGTGTCTCCGCCGGGGGCCAACTTCCGTGGGCGGCCCGAGACAGTGCCGAGATAGAAGTAGGGCTCGGCCTCCGGGATATCGAATACCGCGCGGACGGCAGCGTAGACGGCTCTTTCCTCCTCAAGGGAGCCAGGCAGGAGGTCCTGGGCCTGGACCGCAGGGGCGAGAAGACACAAGGCAAGCAGAGCGGCGCGGGTCATGTGGTTCGTCGAGCGTTGCCAGCCAAAGGCGTGGGTGCCTGGTTGCCGAAGCGAGGACGCGGCGCCTTTGGGCCCCTCGGAAACCAGAAGGCCGGGTCAGGGGGCATCAAGAGATGACCTGAAGGCGTATATCGACAACGGCCCAGCCATCTCCCCTGCGCAGCAATAGAACGAAGCTGGTGGCGCCGAAGCCTACCCATGGGCCGGTGTCATCCAGTGGACGGATGTACCCCTCACTGACCCCGACGGCCACCGTATCCGAATGGTTGAGGCGACACGGTGGTGTGAACTGAAAGATGCCGGCCTCGCGAGGGACGTCACAGCGGTCCTCGGCGTCTGCTCGACAGAGCCCGGCGAACTTGCCGGAGGAGAGGAGGGTGTTGACCATCCAGGCCGGCAAGTCCCGGGGTGGCTCGGGACTCTCGTGCCGCCCGTTCTCCGGGTCGAGACGCCAGGCCCGAGGATCCAGATACGCCAGGTCCATGCCGCCGTAGCGTGGCAGCGAATCCAGGACGGCCGTTAGAAGCGCGACCGCGTCGGCTTCGCGAAGACTGGCGATCGGCTCGGTGCTGGCGGCCAGCTGACCAGTGGACCGAGACTCGGTGCCACAGGTGGTGCAGGAAACCACAGCCAGAACCATGAGCCAGGGACGGAGCATGAGGCGTCTCGGATCCTCAGGATGGCCCCCGAAACCGGTGGGCCTTTAGCTGCCGAGTGGACGGCCCGGCAGACGCCGCATCGGGTCCCGGGAGACATGGGCTACTCCCCGTTGGGCCATTTGGGTGGCATCATCAGCCGGATCACGTCGTCCGCCCGGCTGGCCATGCCCGCAAAGATGCAGGTAAGGGTCTCCACCTGCTCCGGCATGCGGCTAATGAACATTGGGACGCACCACGAAGCGCCCTCCGCACACTCCTCCACCAGGTGCATGATGGCCTTGGTCGAGATCAGATCACTCAGCCGATCCGGCGGGAACCCACCGTGTTCGACATCGACGGATCGCACCTGAACGACCGCGGCGCTGCCAGGAAGGACAACCTCAAGGCATCCGTCCGTCCATCGGGCGGTGCCCGCCGCAAGACCGGTCTCGTCCATCTCGGATCTGTCGATCATGAGCAACAGAACCTTCTGTCCGTCAAGATCGGCTGCTTTCATTGGGACCTCATTAGCGCAGCGACAGCCACCGGTCGGGCAACTCTCTTACATGGTCTCATACGATGTAACAGAGACATGCCACTCTGCGTCGGCGTGCCGAACGGCGTTGATGATGATCCAGGCATTGGCCACGGATCCGCCGATGACAAACATGTAGAAGGTGAGAACCGAGTGGTCGGGAGCACGGTCCAATACGCCAATGCGAACCACCGTCCGAGTGCTGTCCGCTGGATCGGCTCCCACTGTTCGTTTCGCGATGAACCGGTGCTTAGGAGTGGGAACGCGATCCAGGACCGCCTGGGAGATCGTCATGGCCCGGGGGAATCGATCGGGGTCGACAACGAATCCCGGTGCTTTCAGGTATGCCAAGGCGGGTTCAACGAAGATCTCCGGGCAGAAGCGGCACAGGGCCTCGAGCGTTCCATCACTCTCCCAAGGGGCCGCGAGGATGGCCGCAGTGAGCGGAGCGCTGTAATCGGGCAGGGGCGACGGGGCGCGGGAACCGCCCCCGGCCAGGCAGCCTGCAGCCAGCACGGTGCCCAATGCGACGACTCTCCGGGCCAGCCGAACCCTCATGGAATAGCCTGACGCCCGCTGAGTGAGGTGTGGCGCAGCCGCGGCCAGGTTGATCAGCAAGGGCGGTGCAGGGGGTATCGCGCCTGGCCGGACGGCGACGCAGTGGAATCGCTGGCCATGAACCCCTTGGAAGCTACCACACCGGATTAGGTGGAACACCTGGAATGAGGTAATAGTACGAAATGAGCTAGCCAGGCGCTAAGAGTTGGCAATGACACAAGCGTGTCGAGCCTCGCACGACCTACCCGATAGTCAGTGCCATCCCAAATCACAATGCGTACCGTCGTAGAGTCAGCGCCGAGCTCTTCCAAATACCTCTGAAGCCTAGAATCGTGGGTGGAAGTCATGCCAAGAAGCCCGTATAAGCGGCCAGCTGCCGAGCCTCTTTCGACTACGCGGGCAAGTATGGAATCGCGTGCAGGCAATGACAGGGCAATCTGCAATGCGGCATAGGGGGCTTCCGGCTCAACGCAAAGACGTGAAGGATTCGGAAGGACAAAGAACTCGGCCCCCTCAAGCGCCACCGGAGCGTAACTCTGAGGGTGCATTCGTGACCACCAGAAAGTAATGGCGGTGACCGGTACGGGGCCGTCTGTTGCGACTACCGGAGTGGCCAGGAGGAACCCCAGGCCAGCAAGGGCGTACAGGGTTGCTGCGATATACAGCTGGGCTCTGATGTTCATGGAGATCTCCGTACCCAATCAGCCTACTCGCCGGAGATGTCACGGGGGTTACAACGGAATTACGAGTTCAACACAGCCGTGTGCGGCTCAACGGCCTCGCAATGAGCCGCGGGCGTCATTCCCGATGTACACCAACATCACTTCCCTATCTGAGAACCGGAAGCCTTTCGCCCCGCGAGTGCAGAAACGGGCGACCGCCCGTCGGCTCCATTTCGCTGTTAGACTGCTCCGGGCTGGTGTGAGACTTTCCCAGCATGGACGAGGTGCCAGGCTTTCTCGAAGTTAGCCTTGAGCGCGAGATACTCGGGATCGGCGGGATTGCGGAGGCGCGCGACGAATTGCCGGAACTCGCGAACGATACCGCGAACAAAGGATTCGGGGTTCAGGAGGATCTGGCGCACAGTATTCGTAGACGGAGCGAGTTGGACTTCAATACCCGAGACCGCGTTGCTTACGTAGACCTTGGTGCCCGTCATGCCGCCGTGGAACAGGCCACAACGCACCTCAGTGTAGAGTGCGTCGGCGGCGGCATCGAGCTGGGCGGGCGTGAGCGGTGGCTGCGAAGCGTTGAAGATGCGCGAGAATCCTGACTTGAAGAAGCGCCGTGACTTGCCATCGCTAGATTCGCCGGCACGAAAGACTTCATATGGTTCGACGAAGGCAACCGCTAGGTGGAGTGCCGCAAACGCAGCGTCGTGGCCCTGACCTAGGAGCCTCTCAGCATGCTCAAGCTGCCAACCCCAGATCCTGTCCTCCCATATGTCCACCCAGTCACCGAAGGCGCCTGGAGAGGCCTTTGAGGCGCGAAAGCGGGGACTGATGTGGTGATCAAGCGGGCTCATTGCCCCCCTGTTGGCGGCAGTCTAACGGATCGCGCTTTGGCTGCCGCGGTTCACCGTCCGGGCTAACTTAGGATGCCCTAGCATGCCTCTTGGAACACACCGCCGCCAAGGAACCCGTGCAATGGAGTCCCGGACAGCTCCAAGCCCAGGTCAGGCCGACCTGAGCGTCATCGTTCAGCCTGCAAGTAGGCGGCCGTCCGCTCGCCGATCTCGGCGAGGGCTTGCCCGATCGTCTGCTGCTCAGCCCGGCGAACGGTTTCGGCCCAGTTCGTATCATCATGGGTCTTGCGGGTCTCAAAGCTACGCGAGGCATTGGCTGTGAATGGGACGATCCCGGTGCGTGTGTCTATGAGAACGGCTTCGACTATGCAAGTGGCCTTGACCTCGTTGGCCGCGAAGATGCGATAGCGTTCGTACGTCTGGCAATCAGTACTGAAGACAAAGAGGAGGTCAGCCTGGTAACGGGCAGCCGCCTCGCGCAGGTAACCGACCGTCCGACGGACAGGGACCAGGAGGGCCGGCAGGAGCGACACTGTGCGCACTCGTGGGGACGCACGCAGGGCCGCGAGGAAGCCCGTGAGCAGCGTGTCGGTGGCCGGAGATGGAGTAGCCCAACGATAGGACCCCACCGATCGTGCGCCGAGATGCAGGACTGCGACGCGGCTGCTCTCCGGGAGCGTGAAGCGAAACGCCAGGATCCGGCGTATTGCGGAATCTGACAATACGTCGGTGTCTGACTTGAACAGGGAGGGCTCGTCGGTCACCGCGCCGTCATAGGATGCTGCGCGGTACGCACTTGGAGCGTAGTCCCCGACATAGGACGGAGTCGAGGCGCACGCGGCCGTTAGCGCTACAACGGAGGCTAAGATGGTGGTTCGCATTGCACCTCACCTGGGGAGTTGATCAGGTCGGGCTAACGAAGTGCGTTTCAGCGTTGGCGCGAGGCCCCGCTTCCTCACAAGCCTACGCTTCCACAGCGCGACCGCCAGGTGGCTGGGAAATTCACCGGTGGCGGCAGCATCGGCCCGCCAGCTGGAAACGCCAGCTAGCTCGCGGCAGGCGAACCGTAGGTCAAGCGCAGCACATCCTGGTCAATCCGGTCGATTGTGCGCAGACGTAGCGGCGGCCGAGGGCCGGCGAAATAGGGTGTACCATGACCCAGGACAACCGGATGCAAGTAGATACGATACTCATCGATCAGACCGAGGGCGGTGAGGCTGTGCGCCACACGTGGGCCAGCCACTTCAATCTCGCCTTCGTGGGTGGCCTTCAGCTCTCGGATCGCACCCTCAAGGTCATCGGCCACCAGTGTGGCGTTGGGGCCGACGGACTTCAGGGTGCGCGAAACGATCCACTTGGGCTGGCTGCGCCATGCTGCTGCGAAGGCCTGTTCCTCGGCAGTCCATTCCGGGTGCTCGTCGTCCCAGTAGCGCATGATCTCATACATGACACGGCCGTAGACACTGCCGG
Proteins encoded in this region:
- a CDS encoding transcriptional regulator; this encodes MVQSAAADAVFHALSNPTRRKVLERLSAGPATVSQLAAPFDMQLPSFVQHLSVLEQSRLVKSTKRGRVRTYEIAPERFKVVEDWLTARRRTWEARLDRFDRYVTQLKEREADS
- a CDS encoding activator of HSP90 ATPase, translated to MSRHFAFDPKLDFAIERFIDAPPRLVWEALTTPEHLKEWYMPRPWGRVVRAELDPRPGGIFSIDIAVGDGPAISNLGCFLDAVPMARLVWTSMLFPGYRPAVFDDIPITAIVTMEPVGTGTRYVFTALHRNEGDLEQNKASGFYQGTEIAVDQFVQHVLAMK
- a CDS encoding deaminase reductase → MAKLVFGMNQSLDGYVDHMAFAPSPTLFRHFIEEARNQAGSVYGRVMYEIMRYWDDEHPEWTAEEQAFAAAWRSQPKWIVSRTLKSVGPNATLVADDLEGAIRELKATHEGEIEVAGPRVAHSLTALGLIDEYRIYLHPVVLGHGTPYFAGPRPPLRLRTIDRIDQDVLRLTYGSPAAS